The following are from one region of the Plasmodium gaboni strain SY75 chromosome 12, whole genome shotgun sequence genome:
- a CDS encoding hypothetical protein (conserved Plasmodium protein, unknown function), which translates to MMHRDKLEKERIIKRNEKHVKNIVVDNIIVDKKFNNDEGNKYLRKSDAAYEDFKIREKQKLKEYIKIENRRKENIQRNENKWAQIDLNVQKEVEKTNRLQQMPFKSEKNKSKCSHDIINHQYVNYEESMKMERKKNNSILSRRNFLSEKINGSYNPITGEKRN; encoded by the exons ATGATGCATAGAGATAAACtagaaaaagaaagaatCATAAAGAGAAATGAAAAAcatgtaaaaaatattgttgTGGATAATATAATAGTCGACAAAAAGTTTAATAACGATg AAGGTAATAAATACTTGAGAAAATCTGATGCTGCATACGAAGATTTTAAAATTAGggaaaaacaaaaattaaaggaatatatcaaaatagAAAATAGAAG AAAAGAAAACATACAGCGAAATGAAAACAAATGGGCCCAAATTGACCTGAACGTTCag aaagAAGTTGAAAAAACGAATAGGTTACAACAAATGCCATTTAAAAGTGAAAAAAACAAATCAAA atgTAGTCATGATATAATTAATCATCAATATGTTAATTATGAGGAATCTATGAAAATggaaagaaaaaaaaat AACAGTATATTAAGTAGACGTAATTTCTTGTCTGAAAAAATCAACGGATCATATAATCCAATTACAG gagaaaaaagaaattgA
- a CDS encoding hypothetical protein (conserved Plasmodium protein, unknown function) — translation MNLFASDSEKSYKDIFDLDENKSRRKKRKKKILHSSSDSNNIKYNKGKDEGGIEAEYNLFNTSSSDNNNNNNNINSCKATNKQKKQDEKPFCLFSSNTHSDNNINNKSIEKNEYCLFSNNSESENCCDNKKKNESHIKENKMYSLFSSNSEYDENINNKKNNLSNNIFNLQNNNIAHSKDEQEKKNKKDSFLKWTPHNNIKRSYNKRNYNKRTCNDNNSLYKNYENYENYENYKNIYNDSRKSKVENFIKRNYKHKDMKNKVNNLFKQDEKGEYRLVNFEKLKKRAYRKLNFLSIVDVAKSLSDVSEENKTNKKINNKNNKNNKKSDDIYDNTYDDTYDDTYNNIYDDICDDKKDDIYYRNNQDIHNNNQYEKDILNNSICSSDSFYKSNESFFLYDKDEDSTNLDSIENNKYNNQTLDIYNYYYLNNHDERNKDNKYLEKIVCNSTITNCDDLYNYLFQINNSIDKDKQSENEHNDEERNMDSNNINDEDNINADICEFEKKKETHQTNGANQTNGADQTNTTNHTLDGKDNLFIKKKKKIRTRKRRKRKKKDFLLKRNIILYRNFKNINNEISRQNNKKGLRFKEMIGDFIRVLNKNVLKINEQNEKKQQQKESQYYENNINNNKSNTNSYNMCDNNTNFNLFEDDTSDVESFINFECYTNSCDMMEKATCDCEFCIQHNKILNKNELYLILFKYMEDNKTDGTTIIKPYFLNIYVFTCFINFFIHYKNITICKVDDIDDTNNNCDDKSLDDHVNNMNNTCKDEKEINYNKFQVKKKKKFHFYKYSHSLYTKYQINKIVYFIPKRIVLTTVGICIYGVNFLNKENEEDELIKEREKEKDECVAIINFLKWKKVRKNFYEILKLKKKRKENLMIYKKCFFFINAIDEYCNMYNIPIDDTYSYNTQKNKKNKKNLHNRIDTHFNLYNNKTNTYDNSFEYYNQAEMQKIQRIQKVEEIQYIQDILNSNLQVNNIQFLFFDPIYVSSKKYVHFYPSHLIMLF, via the coding sequence atgaatttatTTGCTAGCGATTCTGAAAAAAGTTATAAGGATATTTTTGATTTGGATGAAAATAAATctagaagaaaaaaaaggaaaaaaaaaatccTTCACAGTAGTAGCgatagtaataatataaaatataacaaagGCAAAGATGAAGGGGGAATAGAAGCtgaatataatttattcaACACTTCATCaagtgataataataataataataataatattaatagttGTAAGGCCACAAACAAACAGAAGAAACAAGATGAAAAACCATTCTGCCTATTTAGTAGTAATACACATAGTgacaataatataaataataaatctatagaaaaaaatgaatattgCCTTTTTAGTAATAATTCAGAGAGCGAAAATTGTTGTGAcaataaaaagaaaaatgaaagTCATATCAAAGAGAATAAAATGTATAGCCTATTTAGTAGTAATAGTgaatatgatgaaaatattaataataaaaagaataatctatctaataatatatttaatttacaaaataataatattgcACATTCAAAAGATgaacaagaaaaaaaaaacaaaaaagaTAGTTTTTTAAAATGGACTCCTcacaataatataaaacgttcatataataaaagaaattataataaaagaacTTGTAATGACaataattctttatataaaaattatgaaaattatgaaaattatgaaaattataaaaatatatataatgattcAAGAAAATCTAAAGTAGAGAActttataaaaagaaattataaacataaagacatgaaaaataaagtaAATAACTTATTTAAACAAGATGAAAAAGGTGAATATCGATTGGTAAATTTTgagaaattaaaaaaaagagcCTACagaaaattaaattttcttAGTATTGTAGATGTAGCAAAATCGTTAAGTGATGTTAGCGAGGAAAACAAAactaataaaaaaataaataataaaaataataaaaataataaaaaaagcgacgatatatatgataatacatatgatgatacatatgatgatacatataataatatatatgatgacATATGTGATGATAAGAAGGACGacatatattatagaaataatcaagatatacataataataaccagtatgaaaaagatattttaaataatagtATATGTTCATCAGATAGTTTTTATAAATCTAATGaatccttttttttatatgacAAGGATGAGGATTCAACTAATTTAGATTcaatagaaaataataaatataataatcaaacattagatatatataactattACTATCTAAATAATCATGATGAAAgaaataaagataataaatatttagaaaaaattGTATGCAATTCTACTATCACTAATTGTGATGACCTATACAATTATCTATTTcaaattaataattcaaTTGATAAAGATAAACAAAGTGAAAATGAACATAACGATGAAGAGAGGAATATGgatagtaataatattaatgatgaggataatataaatgctgatatatgtgaatttgaaaaaaaaaaagaaacacATCAAACAAATGGAGCAAATCAAACAAATGGAGCAGATCAAACAAATACAACAAATCACACATTAGATGGTAAagataatttatttatcaaaaaaaaaaaaaagataagAACACGTAAAAGACgtaaaagaaaaaagaaagattttttattaaaaagaaatattatattatatagaaattttaaaaatattaacaatGAAATATCAAgacaaaataataaaaaaggatTAAGATTTAAGGAAATGATTGGAGATTTCATACGAGTATTAAATAAGaatgtattaaaaataaatgaacaaaatgaaaaaaaacaacaaCAAAAGGAAAGCcaatattatgaaaataacataaataataataagagTAATACcaattcatataatatgtgtgataataatacaaaCTTCAATCTTTTTGAAGATGATACTAGTGATGTTGAatcatttattaattttgaATGTTATACTAATAGTTGTGATATGATGGAAAAAGCTACATGTGATTGTGAATTTTGTATTcaacataataaaatattaaataagaatgaattatatttaattttgtttaaatatatggaaGATAATAAAACGGATGGTACTACTATCATTAAACCctattttttaaatatcTATGTGTTTACatgttttataaatttttttatacattataaaaatataactaTATGTAAAGTAGATGATATTGATGATACAAACAACAACTGTGATGATAAAAGTTTAGATGATcatgttaataatatgaataatacATGTAAGGATGAGAAGgaaattaattataataagtTCCAAgtgaaaaagaaaaaaaaattccACTTTTACAAATATAGTCATAgtttatatacaaaatatcaaataaacaaaatagtatattttattcCAAAAAGAATTGTTCTTACGACAGTGGgcatatgtatatatggagttaattttttaaataaagaaaatgaagaagatgaaCTAATCAAAGAAAgagaaaaagaaaaagacGAATGTGTTGCCatcattaattttttaaagtgGAAAAAAGTTCGAAAGaatttttatgaaattttaaagttaaaaaaaaaacgaaaagaaaatttgatgatatataaaaagtgttttttttttatcaatGCAATTGATGAATATTgtaatatgtataatattcCTATAGATGATacatattcatataatacacaaaaaaataaaaaaaacaaaaagaatTTACATAATCGAATAGATACACATTTTAatctatataataataaaacaaatacttatgataattcttttgaatattataatcaaGCAGAAATGCAAAAAATACAAAGAATTCAAAAAGTGGAAGAAATTCAATATATAcaagatatattaaattcaAATTTACAagttaataatatacaatttCTTTTCTTTGATCCTATATATGTCtcttcaaaaaaatatgtgCATTTTTATCCTTCCCATCTAATCATgcttttttaa
- a CDS encoding hypothetical protein (conserved Plasmodium protein, unknown function), producing the protein MSRMNKRHNTNEKIIFPLFNGTAKKPVKSSINIKSLYELKNELDCKIYTNIYTYNTLFDGIFLCRGVNNISGKKNCGKSSMCYHICINLFFNDLLHYFHLFYSSYFSFDNFLQKKNIHNVVDYMNTTILGDDIIKEFIEQQDNFKKLLNIMKYFVLSFKQHYGKNNNVENKHNINNNTHIFYDKHIYQDDTFYNYHDTYQSFYTQIKHFYKRKVIYIDLDNSFFIDRYKNMIYSSLEKIKKLMHRYIQFCSEKKVIPFLLLLEKTNKYIKEYISFNIYKNYSNEFSFFIDIFNHYLFKYIYNISFSHVFNNLQLLKIFNFFELINVINYIYQHIQTYYSSSSEYYHFNKYIPHDLGIVVIDNLNYIFKACSINNNNNNNNNNNNINIYYQLEMLLNKLSILSLEKHICILITNNDNNNFTRHESFNKKNDNSFYKIISPYIYNNIHLKIINQKIFFEHNYPKKKNTNQSQKQKQKQKQKQTNNRSDDTFQHENLNNNNNNNNNNQQSNTNLFDQTKQNIYQNEERHLFNVYSSDDDQSMDEMDLQEKDDDHSFYEKKYNLRYIKVKGKNKSTFCFFEINKYGIETILM; encoded by the coding sequence ATGAGTAGGATGAATAAAAGGCACAACACAAATgagaaaataatttttccTCTTTTCAATGGAACTGCTAAGAAGCCAGTGAAGAGttcaataaatataaaaagtttatatgaattaaaaaatgaattagATTGTAAgatatatacaaatatatatacttataataCTTTATTTGATGGAATATTTCTCTGTAGAGgtgttaataatataagtggaaaaaaaaattgtgGAAAAAGTAGTATGTGTTATCATATATGcataaatttattttttaacgatttattacattattttcatcttttttattctagctatttttcatttgataattttttacaaaaaaaaaatattcataatgTAGTTGATTATATGAATACTACTATTTTGGGTGATGATATCATAAAGGAATTTATAGAACAACAGGATAATTTtaagaaattattaaatataatgaaatattttgttttgtCATTTAAACAACATTATGGaaagaataataatgtggaaaataaacataatataaataataacacacatattttttatgacaaacatatatatcaagatgatactttttataattatcatgATACTTACCAATCTTTTTACACACAAAttaaacatttttataaaagaaaagtTATTTACATCGATCTAGATAACAGCTTTTTTATAGATCgttataaaaatatgatttATTCATCACtagaaaaaattaaaaaattaatgcACAGATATATACAATTTTGTTCAGAAAAAAAGGTTATACCctttttattacttttaGAAAAgacaaataaatatataaaagaatatatttcatttaatatatataaaaattattcaaatgaattttctttttttattgatatatttaatcattatttatttaaatatatatataatatatctttttctcatgtatttaataatttacaactattgaaaatattcaatttttttgaaCTTATTAATGTCAtcaattatatttatcaacATATACAAACATATTATTCTTCTTCCTCAgaatattatcattttaataaatacatacCACATGATCTAGGAATTGTTGTTATAGATAATcttaattatatatttaaagcCTGTTccataaataataataataataataataataataataataatataaatatttattatcaattAGAAATGCTCCTAAACAAATTATCCATCTTATCCTTAGaaaaacatatatgtatattaattacaaataatgacaataataatttcaCACGACATGAATCAttcaataaaaaaaatgacaactcattttataaaatcatatctccatatatatataacaatatacATCTCAAGataataaatcaaaaaatattttttgagCATAATtatccaaaaaaaaaaaacacaaaCCAATcacaaaaacaaaaacaaaaacaaaaacaaaaacaaaCAAACAACAGAAGTGATGATACATTTCAACATGAAAACctaaataataataataataataataataataaccAACAGAGCAATACTAATCTATTTGATCaaacaaaacaaaatatttatcaaaATGAAGAACGTCACTTATTTAATGTCTATTCTAGTGACGATGATCAAAGTATGGACGAAATGGATCTACAAGAAAAAGATGACGACCACTctttttatgaaaaaaaatataatttaagatatattaaagtAAAGGGCAAAAACAAATCAACCTTCTGtttttttgaaataaataaatatggaatagaaacaatattaatgtaa
- a CDS encoding eukaryotic translation initiation factor 5A, which produces MSDHEVYDNIDAGASQTYPVQAGAIKKNGHVMLKEHPCKVVDYSTSKTGKHGHAKAHIVGIDIFTGRKYEDICPTSHNMDVPVVKRTELQLIDITEDGFVSLLYDNGDTKDDLSLPKDTEGNLDEVAKQIRNLFDNGKSVLVSVLSACGQEKIIAAKELSS; this is translated from the coding sequence atgtcAGATCATGAAgtatatgataatattgatGCCGGAGCATCACAAACATACCCTGTGCAGGCAGGTGCAATAAAAAAGAATGGTCATGTGATGTTAAAAGAGCATCCTTGTAAAGTGGTAGATTATTCGACATCTAAAACAGGAAAGCATGGTCATGCAAAAGCACACATTGTAGgtatagatatatttacaggaagaaaatatgaagATATATGTCCAACATCTCATAATATGGATGTACCAGTTGTAAAAAGAACAGAATTACAATTAATTGATATAACAGAAGATGGATTTGTTTCActtttatatgataatgGAGATACTAAAGATGATTTAAGTTTACCTAAAGATACTGAAGGAAATTTAGATGAAGTTGCAAAACAAATTCGTAATTTATTTGACAATGGCAAATCTGTTTTAGTTAGTGTTCTCTCTGCATGTGGacaagaaaaaattattgCAGCAAAGGAGTTATCATcataa